In the Brassica napus cultivar Da-Ae chromosome A7, Da-Ae, whole genome shotgun sequence genome, one interval contains:
- the LOC106353999 gene encoding uncharacterized protein LOC106353999, with protein MAKVRRTRRNIHSRRIRARPYKFHSSNRLVTRNVFPEDCSKCIEKRDNWENVICSVCMECPHNAVLLLCSSHDKGCRPYMCGTSFRYSNCLDQYKKASAKLKAAAASRPPSNKSELGNLTCPLCRGQVKGWTIVQPARDYLNLKKRTCMQENCVFAGTFKELRKHMKVDHPCAKPREVDPEVEQNWRRLEIEHDQNDVMSTIRSLIPGATVLGDYVIERNNNNNDGNGSDSDEGGDHYNGSGMDAGFGRNFLNVILMMHAVEASRNQTRRSDSDSSGTNEMTFSGEEEEDRQSTSLVSRMRRQGRVLLGRSGRRRRAREANQRPGPPR; from the coding sequence atgGCCAAAGTTAGAAGGACAAGACGCAACATTCACTCTCGACGGATCAGAGCAAGACCTTACAAATTCCATTCTTCTAATCGTCTTGTCACAAGGAACGTGTTTCCAGAAGATTGTTCCAAGTGTATAGAGAAGAGGGACAACTGGGAGAATGTTATCTGCTCGGTTTGCATGGAGTGTCCTCACAATGCTGTTCTTCTCCTCTGCTCATCTCATGACAAGGGATGTCGTCCTTACATGTGTGGCACCAGTTTCCGCTACTCCAACTGCTTAGATCAGTACAAGAAAGCGTCAGCTAAGCTAAAGGCAGCAGCAGCGAGTCGTCCACCGAGCAATAAGTCCGAGCTTGGGAATCTCACGTGTCCGCTTTGTAGAGGCCAGGTGAAAGGCTGGACGATCGTGCAGCCTGCGCGTGACTATTTGAATCTCAAGAAGAGGACCTGTATGCAGGAGAACTGTGTTTTTGCTGGAACCTTCAAAGAGCTGAGGAAACACATGAAAGTGGACCATCCTTGTGCGAAGCCGCGTGAAGTTGATCCTGAAGTGGAGCAGAATTGGAGAAGGCTTGAGATTGAGCATGACCAGAATGATGTTATGAGCACGATTAGGTCGTTAATACCTGGTGCAACGGTGCTTGGGGATTACGTTATagaaagaaacaacaacaacaatgacGGCAACGGTTCTGACTCAGACGAGGGTGGTGATCATTACAACGGTTCAGGGATGGATGCTGGGTTTGGTAGGAATTTTTTGAATGTTATCCTTATGATGCATGCTGTTGAGGCGTCAAGGAATCAGACAAGACGCTCTGATTCAGATTCGAGTGGAACAAATGAGATGACTTTCTctggagaggaagaggaagatagGCAGAGTACCTCTCTGGTAAGTCGAATGAGGAGACAAGGACGGGTTTTACTAGGACGATCAGGTAGGAGACGTAGAGCTAGAGAAGCTAACCAGAGACCAGGTCCTCctagatga
- the LOC106354001 gene encoding uncharacterized protein LOC106354001 isoform X2 gives MWMATRSSSGFPHESINFQSLSSSEMIPMGPYFGRSGSLLGMNMISNVQNGNSSNSSIDSGSGIKPETSLASEWSTEEQLKLEVGLEKYKDKPSIMKYIKIAATLPEKTVRDVALRCRWMTRKRRKAEEFNCGKRISSSKDKQTGLSSSMPSVLPDSMASYPFLMPFTSSSNKRITSEDLSGHAISLLEQNVRALSKIRANLSSYKVHDNIDLFCQTRNNLITIQNDMNNMPGLMSQMPPLLVAINDNLSATLLSNSTLAMPLKTMQNGGFHMKQEPSG, from the exons ATGTGGATGGCTACACGATCTAGCTCCGGGTTCCCTCACGAGTCTATAAATTTTCAATCTTTGAGCTCGTCTGAGATGATTCCGATGGGTCCTTACTTTGGTCGAAGTGGGTCCTTGTTGGGGATGAATATGATCAGTAATGTTCAAAATGGGAACTCTTCGAATTCGTCTATTGATTCGGGTTCTGGGATAAAGCCAGAGACTTCATTGGCTAGTGAATGGTCAACTGAAGAGCAACTCAAATTGGAGGTTGGCCTTGAGAA ATATAAGGATAAGCCAAGTATTATGAAGTATATTAAGATTGCAGCCACTTTACCTGAAAAAACCGTTCGAGATGTTGCTTTGCGGTGTAGATGGATGACG agaaagagaagaaaagcaGAAGAATTCAACTGTGGAAAAAGAATAAGTTCTAGCAAG GACAAGCAGACAGGACTGTCTTCGAGCATGCCTTCTGTTTTGCCTGATAGCATGGCTTCATACCCTTTCTTGATGCCCTTTACAAGCTCCAGTAATAAACGTATTACATCTGAAG ATTTAAGCGGCCATGCAATCAGTCTGTTAGAACAGAATGTAAGAGCTTTAAGTAAAATTAGAGCTAATCTATCCTCGTATAAG GTACATGATAACATCGATCTGTTTTGTCAGACAAGGAACAACCTTATCACCATCCAAAATGA CATGAATAATATGCCTGGCTTGATGAGCCAGATGCCACCATTGCTGGTTGCAATCAATGATAATCTCTCAGCTACCTTGTTGAGTAATTCAACCTTG GCGATGCCATTAAAGACAATGCAAAATGGTGGTTTCCATATGAAGCAAGAGCCTTCAGGGTGA
- the LOC106354001 gene encoding uncharacterized protein LOC106354001 isoform X1, with amino-acid sequence MWMATRSSSGFPHESINFQSLSSSEMIPMGPYFGRSGSLLGMNMISNVQNGNSSNSSIDSGSGIKPETSLASEWSTEEQLKLEVGLEKYKDKPSIMKYIKIAATLPEKTVRDVALRCRWMTRKRRKAEEFNCGKRISSSKDKQTGLSSSMPSVLPDSMASYPFLMPFTSSSNKRITSEDLSGHAISLLEQNVRALSKIRANLSSYKVHDNIDLFCQTRNNLITIQNDMNNMPGLMSQMPPLLVAINDNLSATLLSNSTLQAMPLKTMQNGGFHMKQEPSG; translated from the exons ATGTGGATGGCTACACGATCTAGCTCCGGGTTCCCTCACGAGTCTATAAATTTTCAATCTTTGAGCTCGTCTGAGATGATTCCGATGGGTCCTTACTTTGGTCGAAGTGGGTCCTTGTTGGGGATGAATATGATCAGTAATGTTCAAAATGGGAACTCTTCGAATTCGTCTATTGATTCGGGTTCTGGGATAAAGCCAGAGACTTCATTGGCTAGTGAATGGTCAACTGAAGAGCAACTCAAATTGGAGGTTGGCCTTGAGAA ATATAAGGATAAGCCAAGTATTATGAAGTATATTAAGATTGCAGCCACTTTACCTGAAAAAACCGTTCGAGATGTTGCTTTGCGGTGTAGATGGATGACG agaaagagaagaaaagcaGAAGAATTCAACTGTGGAAAAAGAATAAGTTCTAGCAAG GACAAGCAGACAGGACTGTCTTCGAGCATGCCTTCTGTTTTGCCTGATAGCATGGCTTCATACCCTTTCTTGATGCCCTTTACAAGCTCCAGTAATAAACGTATTACATCTGAAG ATTTAAGCGGCCATGCAATCAGTCTGTTAGAACAGAATGTAAGAGCTTTAAGTAAAATTAGAGCTAATCTATCCTCGTATAAG GTACATGATAACATCGATCTGTTTTGTCAGACAAGGAACAACCTTATCACCATCCAAAATGA CATGAATAATATGCCTGGCTTGATGAGCCAGATGCCACCATTGCTGGTTGCAATCAATGATAATCTCTCAGCTACCTTGTTGAGTAATTCAACCTTG CAGGCGATGCCATTAAAGACAATGCAAAATGGTGGTTTCCATATGAAGCAAGAGCCTTCAGGGTGA
- the LOC106357150 gene encoding uncharacterized protein LOC106357150, whose translation MASNPYRPRVIVNGTRRTRTFHYFYCRHCSRTIRLRNYGLYGSLCPFCSREINLHDELDIMRPNRSFWDTDTDWITLHLINSSRSNRFNHELVNDTDDDFVDAMPSERVGPPPASLSAIEDLKTVTIAEEDLAKEKVCAICKEEFEVGEEGKELKCLHLYHTSCIVSWLNIHNTCPICRFEVRLGVSGSDIDGGGSRHVDHDRSNRSSGPRVCSLWPLRVMFDWVHSLFVKIPPPDLTFMAILLCFHVF comes from the coding sequence ATGGCATCTAATCCGTATCGTCCGAGAGTCATTGTAAATggaacaagaagaacaagaacgTTCCATTACTTCTATTGCCGTCATTGTAGCCGTACCATAAGGCTCCGAAACTATGGTCTATATGGTTCTTTATGTCCTTTCTGCTCTAGAGAGATCAATCTTCACGACGAGCTTGACATTATGAGGCCTAACCGATCTTTTTGGGATACCGATACCGATTGGATCACTCTCCATCTTATCAACTCATCAAGAAGTAACCGGTTTAACCATGAACTAGTTAATGATACCGATGATGACTTCGTTGATGCCATGCCTAGCGAACGTGTTGGTCCACCACCGGCCTCTTTATCGGCCATCGAAGATTTAAAGACGGTGACAATCGCGGAAGAAGATTTGGCAAAAGAGAAGGTTTGTGCGATATGCAAAGAGGAGTTTGAAGTTGGAGAGGAAGGCAAAGAGTTGAAATGTTTGCATTTGTACCATACGAGCTGCATTGTGTCTTGGTTGAATATTCATAATACTTGTCCCATTTGTCGCTTTGAGGTTCGCTTAGGCGTTTCGGGAAGTGACATTGACGGAGGAGGGTCTCGCCATGTCGACCATGATAGATCAAATCGGTCGTCTGGGCCTAGGGTTTGTTCTTTGTGGCCTCTCCGAGTGATGTTTGATTGGGTACATAGTCTTTTCGTTAAGATTCCTCCTCCTGATCTAACTTTCATGGCTATACTATTATGCTTTCATGTTTTTTAA
- the LOC125576294 gene encoding zinc finger CCCH domain-containing protein 15-like has translation MENETAPLSYSGTSAVGIVNSHGEPSQLYHSSRSVMQQRQDMVNREALCYTRLHEASLEAEVLRLENTELRSMNLHLKKELDQLIRSSIQNRFGYDRVPFRMLSNLSIGGGNNRGAEDAENQNRAVNRDDVSDESPTSVIASEDLNRSSLPKSISVRSSGYSKSSQGGGGGGGGAAAAAQCGKSRGAVAKPGACGQQLSTTQRVYVRGGKKEEEEEIEVEVYNQGMTKTELCNKWQETGTCPYGDHCQFAHGIKELRPVIRHPRYKTEVCRMVLAGDICPYGHRCHFRHSLSEQEKLMAAGCKPNNKSSFKLVK, from the exons ATGGAAAACGAAACGGCGCCGCTTAGTTACAGCGGCACCTCCGCCGTTGGAATCGTCAACTCTCACGGCGAACCTTCTCAGCTCTACCACTCCAGCCGCAGCGTGATGCAGCAGCGCCAAGATATGGTGAACCGAGAGGCGTTGTGCTACACGCGCCTCCACGAGGCGTCGCTCGAAGCGGAAGTGCTCCGTCTCGAGAACACGGAGCTGCGCTCGATGAATCTCCACCTCAAGAAGGAGCTCGACCAGCTGATCAGATCCTCTATCCAGAACCGATTCGGCTACGATAGGGTTCCGTTTCGGATGCTTAGCAATCTTTCGATCGGAGGAGGGAATAATCGCGGCGCCGAGGACGCGGAGAATCAGAACCGCGCGGTTAATCGAGATGACGTCAGCGATGAGAGTCCGACGAGCGTGATTGCGAGTGAGGATCTGAACCGTTCGTCGCTCCCGAAGAGCATCTCCGTTAGATCCAGCGGTTACTCTAAGTCGAGCCAaggtggtggaggtggtggtggtggcgccGCCGCCGCTGCTCAATGTGGAAAATCTCGTGGAGCCGTAGCTAAGCCTGGAGCTTGTGGTCAACAACTCAGTACGACG CAAAGGGTGTATGTGCGAGGagggaagaaagaagaagaggaggagataGAAGTGGAGGTGTACAATCAAGGGATGACAAAGACAGAGCTCTGCAACAAGTGGCAAGAGACAGGGACATGCCCATACGGTGACCACTGCCAGTTCGCTCACGGCATTAAAGAACTCCGCCCAGTGATCCGCCATCCTCGTTACAAGACTGAAGTTTGCAGAATGGTTCTTGCTGGTGACATCTGTCCTTACGGCCACCGTTGCCACTTCCGCCACTCACTATCTGAGCAAGAGAAACTCATGGCCGCTGGTTGCAAACCCAACAACAAGTCCTCCTTCAAGCTGGTTAAATGA
- the LOC106357152 gene encoding putative two-component response regulator-like APRR6, with amino-acid sequence MAENMVNLTKNIIPESTGVILLIDHDAASVASLIPMLKQRSHKDVMTVNGASEAILVIEKQKDIGLVIANVELSDSNDFLTAMHHKEIPLIQIHIKETSDLLTKRACYCLKKPISENDIDNMFQLVLPNKKQEWEKINVAEKRENIVEERMKQMKAFRDHIKRQGTSQSSLLGRRPLNKTFTFSQMYQKGKSIVDVETRMNVWTRDRHMKFLAAISFLGEKKSRPKAILEIMNDSNLSQRQVGSYLQKYKFQVEIINKTLTRNEWKSTDKTYEYPSDYVYPFKASNLAKNFIENSFKRSAAEKKDKMPKFHIGEALGLHHTLSGPSVGASNLDAFQKESAEICISQSNPNPSQPSSYVLETNKNPLDMNQMGRVSFGENHGLSQDMVFNGTKSNHLGLVSGETSHIETPLETDINQMDWDWFFSDEAYAILDEDLTVSETNINQVGLVPGETSFAALDNVAPPENNTNEIGLVPNQEGNGDIPIEDLISFDTDIINDMDDLDAWLENYDSFQGDVPLPAICNDHDLAFTSTTSQHQNIEAANPSEGTEGGNHMDDDSDENLDWIDDIFT; translated from the exons ATGGCTGAAAACATGGTAAATTTGACCAAAAACATTATTCCTGAAAGCACTGGTGTTATTCTGCTCATCGACCACGATGCTGCATCAGTCGCATCTCTCATTCCAATGCTTAAACAACGATCGCATAAAG atgTTATGACTGTGAATGGAGCAAGCGAGGCTATATTGGTgatcgaaaaacaaaaagatattgGACTTGTTATAGCCAACGTTGAACTGTCCGACTCAAATGATTTTCTCACTGCTATGCACCACAAAGAAATTCCTCTTATAC AAATACACATTAAGGAAACATCAGATCTTTTGACAAAAAGAGCATGTTATTGTCTGAAGAAGCCAATTTCTGAAAATGACATCGACAACATGTTTCAACTTGTGTTACCTAATAAAAAGCAAGAGTGGGAGAAAATCAACGTAGCTGAAAAACGAGAAAACATTGTGGAAGAACGTATGAAGCAGATGAAAGCTTTCAGAGACCACATAAAGAGGCAGGGGACAAGTCAGTCATCTTTGTTAGGAAGACGACCACTCAACAAAACATTCACATTTTCTCAAATGTACCAAAAGGGAAAAAGCATAGTAGATGTTGAGACACGCATGAATGTATGGACTCGTGACCGTCACATGAAGTTTTTAGCTGCTATATCCTTCTTGGGTGAAAAAA AGTCTCGTCCCAAAGCCATATTGGAGATCATGAATGACTCAAACTTATCTCAACGCCAAGTTGGTAGCTATCTTCAG AAATACAAGTTTCAAGTTGAGATAATTAACAAAACATTGACAAGGAATGAATGGAAATCCACGGATAAAACATATGAATATCCTTCAGATTATGTATATCCTTTCAAAGCTTCTAACCTAGCGAAGAATTTCATTGAAA ATTCATTTAAAAGATCTGCTGCTGAGAAGAAGGACAAAATGCCAAAGTTTCATATAGGAGAAGCATTGGGTCTGCATCACACACTTTCTG GTCCAAGTGTTGGTGCATCCAATTTAGATGCATTCCAAAAGGAATCTGCTGAGATTTGTATTTCTCAATCTAATCCTAACCCTTCTCAACCATCTAGCTATGTTCTTGAAACCAATAAGAACCCACTAGATATGAACCAAATGGGTAGGGTTTCTTTTGGAGAAAATCATGGTCTTTCTCAAGATATGGTTTTCAATGGAACTAAATCAAACCATTTGGGTTTGGTTTCTGGTGAAACAAGTCATATTGAAACCCCACTTGAAACCGATATAAACCAAATGGATTGGGACTGGTTTTTTTCTGACGAGGCTTATGCTATTCTTGATGAAGATTTGACTGTTTCTGAAACCAATATAAACCAAGTGGGTTTGGTTCCTGGTGAAACAAGTTTTGCTGCGTTGGACAATGTAGCTCCTCCTGAAAATAATACCAACGAGATAGGGTTGGTTCCTAACCAGGAAGGTAATGGTGATATTCCAATTGAAGATCTGATTTCGTTTGATACTGATATCATCAACGATATGGACGACTTGGACGCTTGGTTGGAAAACTATGATTCTTTTCAGGGAGATGTTCCTTTGCCTGCGATTTGCAACGACCATGATCTTGCCTTCACCTCGACTACAAGCCAGCATCAAAATATAGAAGCCGCAAATCCAAGTGAGGGTACAGAAGGAGGCAATCATATGGATGATGATTCTGATGAGAACCTGGATTGGATCGACGATATTTTTACATGA
- the LOC106354004 gene encoding uncharacterized protein LOC106354004: MAVSVPILAVVTSLHLLAFVFAFGAERRRSTAVPVPDKYDEQTFCRYGTDASTVYGMSAFGLLLVSQAVVNGVTKCLCCGKGLVTGTSYTVWAIVFFVVSWVSFLGAEACLLAGSAKNAYHTKSKGVFQGKELSCAVLPVGVFAAGAAFTLLSLIATILYYLAHSKADTGGWEKHHNDGIGMTTPSDAPKQQNNDFDKV, encoded by the exons ATGGCGGTTTCCGTTCCCATCCTCGCCGTCGTCACTTCCCTTCACCTCCTCGCCTTCGTATTCGCCTTTGGCGCCGAACGACGCCGTAGCACC GCTGTACCAGTGCCAGACAAGTACGATGAGCAGACTTTCTGCAGGTACGGAACAGATGCGTCGACGGTGTACGGCATGTCGGCGTTTGGGCTGCTTCTCGTGAGCCAAGCGGTGGTTAACGGCGTTACAAAGTGTCTATGCTGCGGAAAGGGTCTCGTTACTGGTACTTCTTACACCGTCTGGGCTATTGTCTTCTTCGTCGTCTCTTG GGTAAGCTTTTTAGGAGCTGAGGCGTGTTTGTTGGCTGGATCAGCGAAGAACGCTTACCACACCAAAAGCAAAGGCGTCTTCCAAGGAAAAGAGCTTTCGTGTGCGGTCTTACCCGTTGGTGTCTTTGCTGCTGGAGCTGCTTTTACTCTCCTGTCTTTGATTGCAACCATTTTATACTACTTGGCTCACTCCAAGGCTGACACTGGTGGATGGGAGAAGCATCATAATGACGGTATTGGGATGACTACTCCTTCAGATGCTCCAAAGCAGCAGAACAATGACTTCGACAAGGTTTAA
- the LOC106357153 gene encoding reticulon-like protein B14: MAINGYEYGASSRKRRSLYHNLGGGHFADIMFWKNKKESGTILAVFTLIWFLFEVVEYPFITFLCQILLISIFIFFIWSYIGSSQLIKRRPPSIDDLKISESTWRLLFDKINWFIIRLYDVSSGTDFRLLVLAVVSLWILSVVGNYFSSLTLLYIVFVGLETIPMLYELYEEELNYAASKSGMNMKKLFDNFNSKVINKIPKATGKTKRRM, encoded by the exons ATGGCGATTAATGGATATGAATATGGAGCTTCATCAAGAAAGCGAAGATCTCTGTACCACAACCTTGGAGGAGGACACT TTGCTGATATAATGTTCtggaaaaacaagaaagaatcAGGAACAATCTTGGCGGTTTTCACATTGATATGGTTCTTATTCGAAGTGGTTGAATATCCTTTCATCACTTTCCTCTGCCAGATCCTCTTGATCTCCATCTTCATATTCTTCATTTGGTCTTACATTGGATCTTCACAACTAATCAAGAG GCGACCACCAAGTATTGACGATCTAAAGATCTCGGAATCAACTTGGAGACTCTTGTTCGACAAGATAAACTGGTTCATCATCAGACTGTATGATGTTTCAAGTGGAACAGACTTTAGACTCCTAGTCTTG GCCGTTGTTTCACTGTGGATATTATCAGTCGTTGGAAACTATTTCAGCTCTCTGACTCTCTTATACATTG TATTTGTGGGACTGGAGACGATACCGATGCTGTATGAGCTATACGAAGAAGAGCTGAACTATGCAGCAAGTAAAAGCGGGATGAACATGAAGAAGCTCTTTGATAACTTCAACTCTAAAGTCATTAACAAGATCCCTAAAGCTACTGGTAAAACTAAGAGGCGTATGTAA
- the LOC106354005 gene encoding protein CANDIDATE G-PROTEIN COUPLED RECEPTOR 7-like: MDLSSRSLWILVVFLTITTSFAEIRKSEIRSDDRPIIPLDEFGFTHTGRLELDASKISLSNTNPDLDLSKVGFFLCTRDAWVHVIQQLEEEEITCALQSDLVKHVFTFNKLNRNSSFSTVFSENDADQYSLVFANCLRDVKVSMDVRSAMYNLEGKNGGRDYLSAGRTVLPKVYFLFSIIYFSLAATWIYVLYKKRRTVFAIHFFMLGVVVLKASNLLCEAEDKSYIKKTGNAHGWDVLFYIFNFLKGITLFTLIVLIGTGWSFLKPYLQDKEKKVLMIVIPLQVVANFAQVVIDETGPYGQDWVTWKQIFLLVDVVCCCAVLFPIVWSIKNLREAAKTDGKAAVNLVKLTLFRHYYIVVICYIYFTRVVVYALETITSYKYMWTSVVASELATLAFYVFTGYKFRPEVHNPYFVVDDDEEEAAAEALKLEDEFEL, translated from the coding sequence TTCCTTATGGATCCTCGTCGTCTTCCTCACCATCACCACCTCCTTCGCCGAGATCCGCAAATCCGAGATCCGATCCGATGACCGGCCCATCATCCCCCTCGACGAATTCGGATTCACACACACAGGCCGCCTCGAGCTCGACGCCTCGAAGATCTCCCTCTCCAACACCAACCCGGACCTCGACCTCTCCAAGGTCGGCTTCTTCCTCTGCACGCGCGACGCCTGGGTGCACGTGATCCAACAactcgaagaagaagagatcacGTGCGCTCTCCAATCAGATCTCGTCAAGCACGTGTTCACCTTCAACAAACTCAACAGAAACAGCTCCTTCTCCACCGTCTTCTCCGAGAACGACGCCGATCAGTACTCCCTCGTCTTCGCCAACTGCCTCCGCGACGTCAAAGTCTCCATGGACGTCAGATCCGCCATGTACAACCTCGAAGGGAAGAACGGCGGACGCGACTACCTCTCCGCCGGGAGAACCGTCCTCCCCAAAGTCTACTTCCTCTTCTCCATCATCTACTTCTCCCTCGCCGCCACGTGGATCTACGTTCTCTACAAGAAACGACGCACGGTCTTCGCGATCCATTTCTTCATGCTCGGCGTCGTCGTTTTGAAGGCTTCGAACTTATTATGCGAGGCGGAGGATAAGTCTTACATCAAGAAAACTGGAAACGCGCATGGATGGGATGTGTTGTTCTACATCTTCAACTTCCTCAAGGGGATCACTCTCTTTACTCTCATCGTTTTGATAGGAACCGGGTGGTCCTTCTTGAAGCCTTACTTGCAGGACAAGGAAAAGAAAGTGTTGATGATCGTCATACCACTCCAGGTCGTTGCGAATTTCGCGCAGGTGGTTATCGATGAGACGGGACCGTACGGGCAAGACTGGGTCACGTGGAAACAAATCTTTTTGCTCGTTGATGTGGTTTGTTGCTGCGCTGTTTTGTTTCCCATTGTTTGGTCTATTAAGAACTTGCGTGAGGCGGCGAAGACTGATGGGAAGGCTGCTGTGAACTTGGTTAAGTTGACTCTGTTTAGGCATTACTACATTGTGGTTATCTGCTATATCTACTTTACTCGCGTTGTGGTTTATGCGTTGGAGACTATTACTTCTTACAAGTATATGTGGACTAGTGTTGTTGCTAGCGAGTTGGCGACCTTGGCGTTTTATGTTTTCACTGGGTATAAGTTCAGGCCTGAGGTGCATAACCCTTactttgttgttgatgatgacgAGGAAGAGGCGGCGGCTGAGGCGTTGAAGCTTGAAGACGAGTTTGAATTGTGA